A window of Brevinema andersonii genomic DNA:
GAATAATAGTATTGAGCGTTTTAGGAGCTATTTTAGCAGCTTCGATTGCAGCGGGGTATGTTTATCAGTCTCATAAAAATAAGGAAGATGAAGCGGCAGACCTTTTCGATGAGGCATGGCAAAATATTTCTGCTGTAATACAGGATGTTCAACAACCTAATCATGTCCATACTCCCGGCGATGAGCATACGGTTACGGTTGAAAAAGTTTATCAGCGTGCTCTTGAAACAGTTGATACACTTACATTGGATTATGCAGGAACGGTTGCAGGAGCGAGAGCTGCTCTAATTTTGATACGCATTTCCGATGAGCCGATCCTTAAACCTTTACAAGGCACGAACCAATTGCAATATGATGTTGATGGCTATCTGGATGAGGTTAAGAAAAAGCATCCTGATTTTTGGGGAGCGGTGGTTTATATAGCAGAGGGCATCAGTTACGAAAAAAAAGGGCAGTTTGCCAAAGCTATTGGCAGTTATGAAAGCGCTCTCAAAACAGATAAAAAAAATTATTTGAGTGATTATGTTTTAATTTCTGTGGCACGTAATAAAGAAATTCTCAATGATATTGAAGGTGCGGTTGAAGCATATCAAGAAATGTTAGACCGTTTTCCGTTATCATCTTGGGGTAATTTTGCGATGGGTAAAGTATATCTTTTGACTCAATCTAAGTAATCAAGTTCTTGGTTTTATAGGATTTCCCTGAGAGGTGAACATGTCCTCCGATTCTGAAAAATTGCTGGCATCCGATAATATTATCAAATCAATGATTATTTTATCAGTTCCGATGATGGTCAGCGGATTTTTTGATGCTCTTTATAACTTAGTAGATTCTATTTTTGTTGGGAATTTTGTCGGAAGCAAGGCTTTGGCAGCCTTGGCAGTAAATA
This region includes:
- a CDS encoding tetratricopeptide repeat protein yields the protein MKGFDINALMDALIRKRIIVLSVLGAILAASIAAGYVYQSHKNKEDEAADLFDEAWQNISAVIQDVQQPNHVHTPGDEHTVTVEKVYQRALETVDTLTLDYAGTVAGARAALILIRISDEPILKPLQGTNQLQYDVDGYLDEVKKKHPDFWGAVVYIAEGISYEKKGQFAKAIGSYESALKTDKKNYLSDYVLISVARNKEILNDIEGAVEAYQEMLDRFPLSSWGNFAMGKVYLLTQSK